Proteins encoded within one genomic window of Lysinibacillus louembei:
- a CDS encoding phage scaffolding protein: MKKEDLLAMGLSEEQATAIVEKYGNMIPKERFDEVNNAKKALEEQVKTHETQLKDLQEKAKGNEQLLATITELQQANETAKTEYEQQLTNERMSAALKLSLNGKVHDVDLVAALIDRNAIELDKDGNVTKGLDEQLKTLQESKSFLFVPEKAETTQFKGFTPAEARTGGGGGAEFSLGKLIAEERSKGTEQLDTAREKYFE; this comes from the coding sequence ATGAAAAAAGAAGATTTACTAGCAATGGGATTGAGCGAGGAACAGGCAACTGCCATTGTTGAGAAATACGGAAACATGATTCCAAAAGAGCGTTTTGACGAAGTGAATAATGCAAAAAAGGCACTTGAAGAACAGGTGAAAACGCATGAAACACAGTTGAAGGATTTGCAGGAAAAGGCTAAAGGCAATGAGCAACTCCTAGCGACAATCACAGAACTACAACAGGCTAACGAAACAGCCAAAACAGAGTACGAGCAGCAACTTACTAACGAACGCATGAGCGCCGCTTTAAAACTATCGCTAAACGGTAAAGTGCATGACGTAGACTTAGTAGCGGCCTTGATTGACCGAAATGCAATTGAATTGGATAAGGACGGAAACGTCACTAAAGGACTAGATGAGCAGCTTAAAACACTGCAAGAATCAAAGTCCTTTTTGTTTGTGCCTGAAAAGGCCGAAACAACGCAGTTTAAAGGTTTCACCCCTGCAGAAGCTCGTACAGGAGGTGGCGGTGGTGCAGAGTTTAGCTTAGGCAAACTAATAGCGGAAGAACGTTCAAAAGGCACCGAGCAATTAGATACTGCTCGCGAAAAATATTTCGAATAA
- a CDS encoding Acb2/Tad1 domain-containing protein, with product MPLNQQIENNFMYHSPKEGQQEKYEAIREKAKELAYLIDETCPNSREKSVAMTNLETAVMWANAAIARNE from the coding sequence ATGCCGTTAAACCAACAAATTGAAAATAATTTTATGTATCACAGTCCGAAAGAAGGGCAACAGGAAAAATATGAAGCTATTCGCGAAAAGGCAAAAGAGCTTGCTTATTTAATTGATGAAACATGTCCTAATTCACGTGAAAAGTCAGTAGCTATGACAAACCTTGAAACTGCTGTGATGTGGGCAAACGCAGCTATTGCACGCAACGAATAA
- a CDS encoding minor capsid protein, with protein MDDLEKDILKWYSRFAENNEITLDEAKMLLKSDELKEFRWTVEEYIKYGKKNAVNQKWMKELENASSRVHISRLESLRIQMQQHIEKLYDGQIEGFERFIKEQYQSQYYHTAYEVQKGFNVGFTMQVLNDRLLDKVISKPWTADGMTFSRRLWRDKNVLIDTLYTQLVHNISTGKHPESIIKVLHQKFNSTNSRYQISRLVMTESAFFNAAAQKEVFNELDVDKYEIVATLDGKTSDICQSMDGKVFKMSDYEPGVTANPFHPFCRTTTAPWFPDDYSQRVARDRDGKVYYIPSDIKYPQWKERFVK; from the coding sequence ATGGACGACTTGGAAAAAGACATCCTCAAATGGTACAGCAGATTCGCCGAAAACAACGAAATCACACTAGATGAAGCTAAAATGCTGCTAAAAAGCGATGAATTAAAAGAGTTCCGTTGGACGGTTGAGGAATATATCAAATATGGAAAAAAGAATGCCGTCAATCAAAAGTGGATGAAAGAACTCGAAAATGCGTCCTCTCGTGTCCATATAAGCCGATTAGAGAGTTTACGAATACAAATGCAACAGCATATCGAAAAGCTGTATGACGGTCAAATAGAGGGCTTTGAGCGCTTTATTAAAGAGCAGTACCAATCGCAGTATTACCATACAGCTTACGAGGTGCAAAAAGGTTTTAACGTTGGTTTTACCATGCAAGTACTTAATGACAGATTGTTAGATAAGGTTATCAGCAAGCCATGGACAGCCGATGGTATGACGTTTAGCAGGCGCTTATGGCGTGATAAAAATGTGTTGATTGATACGCTGTATACGCAACTTGTACACAATATTTCGACAGGTAAACATCCAGAATCAATTATTAAAGTTTTGCATCAAAAATTCAACTCAACTAATTCTAGGTATCAAATCAGCCGCTTAGTCATGACCGAATCGGCTTTTTTTAATGCGGCAGCACAAAAAGAGGTGTTTAACGAATTAGATGTAGATAAATACGAGATTGTAGCAACACTTGACGGTAAAACAAGTGATATTTGCCAGTCGATGGACGGGAAAGTATTCAAGATGAGTGATTATGAGCCTGGTGTCACAGCCAATCCATTTCACCCTTTTTGTCGTACTACTACAGCACCATGGTTTCCTGATGATTACAGTCAAAGAGTAGCTAGAGATAGAGACGGTAAGGTGTATTACATTCCGAGCGATATTAAATACCCACAATGGAAAGAGAGGTTTGTAAAATGA